In one Mycobacterium heckeshornense genomic region, the following are encoded:
- a CDS encoding STAS domain-containing protein has translation MTGSIQTVADLTPRRRDPVIDCGGARLRAQQRHLATVVTISGVIDAANVDCVSNSCRRFILADSSFILDLSGVDCVGAHAVSLLHRIDHDCCAAQVEWALVPSHAVRQALWITDDDAAFPVVGSVYEALGYFADAIVTRRRLLLPLLTKSA, from the coding sequence ATGACCGGTTCAATCCAGACGGTGGCTGACCTCACGCCTCGTCGCCGCGACCCCGTAATCGACTGCGGCGGGGCCCGGCTCAGGGCTCAGCAGCGTCATCTGGCCACCGTGGTGACGATCAGTGGTGTCATCGACGCTGCAAATGTCGATTGCGTCAGCAATTCCTGCCGCCGTTTCATCCTTGCGGACAGTTCGTTCATCCTGGATCTGAGTGGCGTCGATTGCGTGGGGGCGCACGCTGTGTCGTTATTGCACCGCATCGACCACGACTGCTGTGCCGCACAAGTGGAATGGGCGCTGGTGCCCAGCCATGCAGTACGGCAAGCACTGTGGATCACCGACGACGATGCTGCTTTCCCAGTCGTGGGCTCGGTGTATGAGGCCCTTGGATACTTCGCCGACGCCATCGTCACGCGCCGTCGCCTGCTCCTGCCGCTGCTGACCAAATCCGCATAG
- a CDS encoding nuclear transport factor 2 family protein → MSGSRPPLPPFNLDTAIQKTQAAEDAWNTRNPELVASSYTADSRWRNRGEHIVGRDQIVEFLTRKWQRELDYALRKSLWAFRDNRIAVRFQYEWHDTEGQWYRSYGNELWEFAPSGLMSRREASINDVAIDESERRYFGPRPKSEHGDDIPLW, encoded by the coding sequence ATGTCTGGGAGCCGCCCACCACTGCCGCCGTTCAATTTGGACACGGCAATCCAGAAAACCCAGGCCGCAGAGGACGCCTGGAACACCCGCAATCCCGAGCTTGTCGCATCCTCTTACACCGCTGACTCACGCTGGCGCAATCGCGGCGAGCACATCGTCGGTCGCGATCAGATCGTGGAATTCTTGACCCGCAAGTGGCAGCGCGAACTGGATTACGCACTGCGCAAGAGCCTCTGGGCATTTCGAGACAATCGAATTGCGGTGAGGTTCCAGTACGAGTGGCACGACACCGAAGGCCAGTGGTACCGCAGTTACGGCAACGAGTTATGGGAGTTCGCTCCGTCAGGATTGATGTCGCGACGCGAGGCCAGCATCAACGACGTGGCGATAGACGAATCGGAGCGCCGCTACTTTGGGCCCCGGCCGAAATCCGAGCACGGCGACGATATTCCGTTGTGGTAG
- a CDS encoding enoyl-CoA hydratase/isomerase family protein: MSIDYVRDGRIVTITINRPETRNALDMEHFRDLAHAWATFRDDPDAWVAVITGVGRDFCTGADLKKFIPELTGELPQPDGWDATDAIHAVLHRFPVYKPIVAAINGTCVAGGFEMLTCTDIRIAVPEARFAVMEPKRGLFAGGGSTVRLPRQIPYALAMELLLTADMVDAERALAMGLVNKVVPADILMDTVYDYAERIAANAPLAVFATKQSAVEGLALDMQSAYDNETRHSDRIFATEDAKEGPRAFAEKRPPRWQAR; this comes from the coding sequence GTGAGTATCGACTACGTGCGCGACGGCCGCATCGTCACCATCACCATCAACCGGCCCGAGACGCGTAACGCGCTCGACATGGAGCACTTCCGGGACCTCGCCCACGCGTGGGCGACTTTTCGTGACGACCCCGACGCATGGGTGGCCGTCATCACCGGTGTCGGCCGGGATTTCTGCACCGGAGCCGATCTGAAGAAGTTCATCCCGGAATTGACCGGGGAGCTGCCGCAACCCGACGGCTGGGACGCAACCGACGCGATTCACGCTGTCTTGCACAGGTTTCCGGTGTACAAGCCGATCGTCGCCGCAATTAACGGCACGTGTGTCGCCGGAGGATTCGAGATGTTGACCTGCACCGATATTCGTATCGCCGTACCGGAGGCCAGGTTTGCGGTGATGGAGCCGAAGAGGGGGCTGTTCGCCGGCGGCGGCAGCACGGTGCGGCTGCCGCGCCAGATTCCCTACGCGCTCGCGATGGAGCTGCTCCTGACCGCCGACATGGTGGACGCTGAACGGGCACTCGCCATGGGACTGGTCAACAAGGTGGTGCCGGCCGACATATTGATGGACACCGTCTACGATTACGCCGAGCGCATCGCGGCCAACGCGCCGCTCGCCGTCTTCGCGACTAAGCAGTCAGCCGTCGAAGGGCTGGCGCTCGACATGCAATCCGCATACGACAACGAGACCCGGCACAGCGACCGCATTTTCGCCACCGAGGACGCCAAGGAAGGCCCACGCGCCTTCGCCGAGAAGCGGCCGCCGCGATGGCAGGCACGCTGA
- a CDS encoding amidohydrolase family protein, with amino-acid sequence MRIIDADGHVAENPTLAVEAIKRWPQYVHPSGDGTPRLVIEGRRYPEDRGPGAGCPPEHGISSAADIHCRSTEGVLTDADRDHIDTMVLYPSLGLCAPSLENPEFAAGFARLYNQWIADYCAPSKGRLRGVAVTPIEHGQAAIDVMREAKELGLVAALVPPALKTRNLDHPDLDPFYAAAEELEMPLGIHGAPGIHLPKIGVDRFTNYIQVHCISFPFDQMTAMTALVSGGVFDRHPRLRVAFLEAGVGWVPFFIDRLHEHYQKRGDWIEHGWRRDPQEYLQAGNIWVTCEPEEPILPGVIDVLGADFIMFASDYPHWDGEWPESTKHLRTRSDISEEARAKIGGLNAQRFYGLN; translated from the coding sequence ATGCGAATCATCGATGCCGACGGACACGTCGCCGAAAACCCCACGCTCGCCGTCGAAGCCATCAAACGCTGGCCGCAATATGTCCACCCCAGTGGCGACGGCACGCCGAGGTTGGTCATCGAAGGTCGTAGATATCCCGAAGACCGTGGCCCGGGCGCCGGTTGCCCGCCCGAGCACGGGATCAGCAGCGCGGCCGACATCCACTGTCGGTCGACCGAAGGTGTCCTCACCGACGCCGATCGCGACCATATCGACACGATGGTGTTGTATCCGAGCCTGGGTCTATGCGCGCCCAGCCTGGAGAATCCCGAGTTCGCCGCCGGGTTCGCACGGCTGTACAACCAGTGGATCGCGGACTATTGCGCACCGTCGAAGGGCCGCTTGCGCGGCGTCGCCGTCACCCCGATCGAACACGGGCAAGCGGCGATCGACGTCATGCGGGAGGCCAAGGAGCTTGGGTTGGTGGCGGCTCTGGTGCCGCCCGCGCTAAAAACCCGCAACCTTGATCACCCCGACCTCGACCCGTTCTACGCCGCCGCCGAGGAGCTGGAGATGCCGCTGGGTATTCACGGCGCACCGGGCATCCACCTGCCGAAGATCGGGGTCGACCGCTTCACCAATTACATCCAAGTGCACTGCATCAGCTTCCCGTTCGACCAGATGACGGCGATGACCGCCCTGGTGTCCGGCGGGGTGTTCGATCGTCATCCCCGGCTGCGGGTGGCGTTCCTGGAAGCCGGTGTCGGCTGGGTGCCGTTCTTCATCGACCGCTTACACGAGCATTACCAGAAGCGGGGAGACTGGATCGAGCACGGATGGCGCCGCGATCCGCAGGAGTACCTGCAAGCCGGCAACATCTGGGTGACATGTGAACCCGAAGAACCGATCCTGCCCGGGGTCATCGACGTGCTGGGCGCGGACTTCATCATGTTCGCCAGCGATTACCCACACTGGGACGGCGAATGGCCGGAGAGCACCAAACATCTCCGCACGCGTAGCGACATCAGCGAGGAAGCCCGGGCGAAGATCGGCGGGCTCAACGCGCAACGCTTTTACGGGCTCAACTGA
- a CDS encoding lipase family protein, translated as MNGNKFAEMARREFLANIAVIGGLAFFAPWTSPAIAKADVLGALQDTPTGFDPQFALDVPLPLSFAAYAVEEGGTVILPPGFVQTALIQVDRALAATTAQRHPTVTAIAVNTNIFGLMGRNATTRTAFVAFRGTDDFDDVLTDLDIIPERYAFLSGFGHVHSGFQTVYQLVRGSIAANLAATCAGCDQILITGHSLGAAMAVLAAPDVFVNMPPNIQPGLITFAGPRPGLCDFAKAFDNLIKSCFRVVNFLDLVPCLPPLIYVQVGTQVDVDSGGPIDPISRHSLFAYREGLEKLINHRP; from the coding sequence ATGAACGGCAACAAGTTTGCCGAAATGGCACGTCGCGAGTTCCTGGCAAATATAGCGGTTATCGGCGGTTTGGCGTTTTTTGCGCCGTGGACGTCGCCGGCGATCGCGAAGGCCGACGTACTTGGCGCGCTGCAGGACACGCCGACCGGGTTCGATCCGCAGTTCGCCCTCGACGTGCCCTTGCCCCTGTCCTTCGCGGCATACGCGGTCGAGGAGGGCGGCACCGTGATATTGCCGCCGGGCTTTGTGCAGACCGCTCTCATCCAGGTCGACCGTGCGCTGGCGGCCACCACGGCGCAGCGGCATCCCACCGTGACAGCGATAGCGGTCAACACCAATATATTTGGATTGATGGGCCGCAACGCCACCACCCGAACCGCGTTCGTCGCTTTCCGCGGCACCGACGATTTCGACGACGTGCTAACGGATCTCGACATCATCCCCGAAAGATACGCGTTCCTTAGTGGATTCGGGCACGTGCACTCCGGCTTTCAAACCGTCTATCAGCTCGTCCGCGGCAGTATTGCGGCCAACCTGGCTGCGACGTGCGCCGGTTGCGATCAAATCCTGATAACCGGACATAGCCTTGGCGCGGCGATGGCGGTGCTGGCGGCGCCCGACGTTTTTGTGAATATGCCGCCAAACATTCAACCCGGACTGATCACGTTCGCGGGGCCGCGACCAGGTTTGTGCGACTTCGCCAAGGCTTTCGACAACCTCATCAAGAGCTGCTTTCGCGTGGTCAACTTTCTCGACCTTGTCCCGTGCCTGCCGCCGCTGATCTACGTGCAGGTCGGCACGCAGGTCGACGTTGACAGCGGCGGACCAATCGATCCGATCTCGCGGCACAGTTTGTTCGCATACCGAGAAGGACTCGAAAAGCTCATCAACCATCGTCCATAG
- a CDS encoding alpha/beta fold hydrolase yields MVMAIARPKLEGNVAVGEDRQLGFAEFGDPQGRAIFWLHGTPGARRQIPVEARVYAEQKGIRLIGVDRPGIGSSTPHQYPNVVAFADDLRTVANTLGIDKMAVVGLSGGGPYTLACGAAMPERVVAAGVLGGVAPVTGADAIRGGAMTLGSLLAPLLEAVGLPIRYAAVALVWLARPVAPLALRLYARMSPEADRHLLLRPEFAAMFLDDLLNGSRKQLAAPFADIVVFAREWGFRLEQVKIPVRWWHGDHDHIVPFAHGEHVVSRLPDAELYHLPGESHLAGLGRGEEILRTMMEVWDRSEHRTRLD; encoded by the coding sequence ATGGTGATGGCAATAGCGCGTCCCAAGCTCGAGGGCAACGTCGCGGTTGGTGAGGATCGCCAATTGGGTTTCGCCGAGTTTGGTGATCCGCAGGGACGCGCCATCTTCTGGCTCCACGGAACTCCCGGCGCGCGCCGGCAGATTCCGGTGGAAGCCCGCGTCTATGCCGAGCAAAAGGGTATCCGGCTGATCGGCGTCGACCGGCCGGGGATTGGCTCGTCCACACCCCACCAGTACCCCAACGTGGTGGCATTCGCCGACGACCTGCGCACGGTGGCGAACACCCTTGGCATCGACAAAATGGCTGTCGTCGGCTTGTCGGGCGGCGGGCCCTACACGCTCGCGTGCGGGGCGGCGATGCCGGAGCGGGTGGTGGCCGCGGGCGTGCTCGGTGGGGTGGCTCCCGTGACCGGCGCGGACGCTATCCGTGGCGGTGCCATGACCCTTGGGTCGCTTCTGGCACCGCTGCTCGAGGCGGTCGGGCTTCCGATCCGATATGCCGCTGTCGCCCTGGTCTGGCTGGCGCGCCCGGTGGCCCCGCTGGCGCTGAGGTTGTACGCGCGGATGTCGCCGGAGGCGGACCGGCATCTGCTGCTACGGCCCGAGTTCGCCGCGATGTTCCTCGACGACCTGCTCAACGGCAGTCGAAAGCAGCTCGCCGCCCCGTTCGCCGACATCGTCGTTTTCGCCCGCGAGTGGGGATTCCGGCTCGAGCAGGTCAAGATCCCCGTCCGCTGGTGGCACGGCGACCACGACCACATCGTTCCCTTCGCTCACGGGGAGCACGTGGTTTCCCGGCTACCCGACGCAGAGTTGTATCACCTGCCCGGAGAAAGCCATCTCGCCGGACTCGGCCGCGGCGAAGAAATACTGCGCACCATGATGGAGGTCTGGGACCGGTCTGAGCATCGTACCCGCCTTGATTAG
- a CDS encoding adenylate/guanylate cyclase domain-containing protein, which translates to MTQAPRTRYTQSGDIDIAYQVFGDGPNDLLVLPGPSIPIDTIDAEPSMHRFHRRLAAFNRVIRLDLRGMGLSSGVPSLDMLGPKFWAEDAIAVMDAVGCTQAAILAPSFNAMIGLVLAADYPERVRSLVIVNGAARVLWAPDYPVGADPDNAAQFGTVGIEPDAVEQGFDVLGIVAPSVAGDEAFRAWWDMAGNRAASPSMARAATKVVTEADVRDALVRISAPTLILHRADVDFIPVGHGHYLAEHIPGSRYVELPGADSLYWVGDTAPMLEEIEEFITGVRGGFDAERVLATIVFTDIAGSTEHAAALGDGRWRDLLDNHDTVVRGQLDRFGGREVNTAGDGFVATFTSPSSAIACADAIVDAVRVLGIEVRVGIHAGEVEVRGADVAGLAVHICARVAAQAGPSEVLVSSTVRDIVTGSRRRFVDRGEHELKGVPGRWQLCALVRDEAAVGR; encoded by the coding sequence GTGACGCAGGCTCCCCGCACGCGCTACACCCAGAGCGGCGATATCGACATCGCCTACCAGGTGTTCGGTGACGGCCCGAACGATCTGCTGGTGTTGCCAGGGCCGTCGATCCCGATCGACACTATTGACGCCGAGCCGTCGATGCACCGCTTTCATCGGCGGCTGGCCGCGTTCAACCGGGTCATCCGACTCGATCTGCGCGGAATGGGCTTGTCGTCAGGTGTTCCCTCGCTGGACATGCTGGGCCCGAAGTTTTGGGCTGAGGACGCGATCGCGGTCATGGATGCGGTCGGATGCACGCAGGCGGCCATATTGGCACCGAGTTTCAACGCGATGATCGGCCTCGTCCTGGCCGCCGATTATCCGGAGCGGGTGCGCAGCCTAGTGATCGTCAACGGCGCCGCACGGGTGCTCTGGGCGCCTGACTATCCGGTCGGTGCCGATCCCGACAACGCCGCGCAGTTCGGGACGGTCGGCATAGAACCGGACGCGGTCGAGCAGGGCTTCGACGTGCTGGGGATCGTCGCGCCGAGCGTCGCAGGAGATGAAGCCTTTCGCGCGTGGTGGGATATGGCCGGCAACCGCGCCGCGTCGCCGAGCATGGCTCGCGCCGCCACCAAGGTGGTTACCGAAGCCGACGTTCGAGACGCACTCGTACGCATTTCGGCGCCAACCCTGATCCTGCACCGCGCCGACGTGGATTTCATCCCGGTCGGCCATGGTCACTACCTTGCCGAGCACATACCCGGCTCACGGTATGTGGAACTCCCCGGCGCGGATTCGCTGTACTGGGTGGGCGACACCGCGCCGATGCTAGAGGAGATCGAGGAATTCATCACCGGGGTGCGGGGCGGCTTCGACGCCGAGCGGGTACTCGCCACGATCGTGTTCACCGACATCGCCGGATCCACTGAGCACGCTGCGGCGCTCGGCGACGGCCGGTGGCGAGACCTGCTCGACAACCACGACACCGTCGTCCGCGGTCAGCTCGACCGGTTCGGCGGTCGCGAAGTCAACACTGCCGGGGACGGTTTCGTCGCCACCTTTACCAGCCCGAGTTCTGCCATCGCGTGCGCGGACGCGATCGTCGACGCCGTGCGGGTGCTCGGGATCGAGGTCCGCGTGGGTATCCACGCCGGCGAGGTGGAGGTGCGCGGCGCCGATGTCGCCGGTTTGGCCGTGCATATCTGTGCCCGGGTCGCGGCACAGGCGGGACCGAGCGAGGTGCTGGTGTCATCGACGGTGCGCGACATCGTCACCGGCTCCCGGCGCAGGTTCGTCGACCGGGGTGAACATGAACTGAAGGGTGTGCCCGGTCGTTGGCAGCTCTGCGCCCTGGTGCGCGACGAAGCGGCCGTCGGGCGGTAG
- a CDS encoding macro domain-containing protein, translating to MIELEVLQADITELEVDAITNAANTQLKHGGGVAAAIARAGGPEVQRESNQKAPIGLGDAVETTAGDMPARYVIHAATMELGGPTSAEIITRATRSTLAKADELGCRSLALVAFGTGVGNFPIEDAARLMVDAVRQHKPRTLGRVVFAVRGDHAERAFRAAAQA from the coding sequence ATGATCGAGTTAGAGGTTCTGCAGGCCGATATAACCGAGCTCGAGGTCGATGCGATCACCAACGCCGCCAACACGCAACTCAAACACGGCGGCGGGGTCGCCGCAGCCATTGCGCGTGCCGGCGGTCCGGAAGTGCAGCGCGAGTCCAACCAGAAGGCGCCGATCGGCCTGGGCGATGCTGTCGAGACCACAGCCGGCGACATGCCGGCCCGCTATGTCATCCATGCCGCCACCATGGAGCTCGGCGGCCCGACGTCGGCAGAGATCATCACGCGTGCCACCCGCTCAACGCTGGCAAAGGCCGACGAGCTTGGCTGCCGCTCCCTCGCACTGGTGGCATTCGGCACCGGCGTCGGCAATTTCCCGATCGAGGACGCGGCCCGGTTAATGGTCGATGCGGTACGACAGCACAAGCCGCGGACGCTTGGCCGGGTCGTATTCGCGGTCCGGGGCGACCATGCCGAGCGGGCGTTCCGGGCCGCCGCGCAGGCGTGA
- a CDS encoding MTH1187 family thiamine-binding protein, with protein MSVLVAFSVTPLGVGEGVGEIVAEAVRVVRDSGLTNKTDAMFTQIEGETWAEVMAVVQRAVEAVAARAPRVSAVIKADVRPGATDMMTRKVESVERHLSARPYG; from the coding sequence GTGTCGGTCCTGGTCGCATTCTCGGTCACGCCCCTGGGGGTCGGTGAGGGCGTGGGGGAGATCGTCGCCGAAGCGGTGCGGGTGGTACGAGACTCAGGATTAACCAACAAGACTGATGCGATGTTCACGCAGATCGAGGGCGAGACGTGGGCTGAGGTGATGGCCGTGGTGCAGCGGGCGGTAGAAGCCGTGGCTGCTCGCGCGCCACGGGTCAGTGCGGTGATCAAGGCAGATGTGCGGCCAGGTGCCACCGACATGATGACTCGCAAGGTTGAGTCTGTGGAACGTCACCTATCGGCGCGCCCATACGGCTAA
- the dtd gene encoding D-aminoacyl-tRNA deacylase, whose amino-acid sequence MRVLVQRVSSARVLVDGQVVGAIRPDKQGLLAFVGVTHSDDIDATQRLAEKLWRLRILDDEQSAADVNAPILVVSQFTLYADTAKGRRPSWNAAAPRPVAEPLVNAFAGALQRLGAHVQTGVFGAHMQVELVNDGPVTVLLEL is encoded by the coding sequence ATGCGGGTTCTCGTGCAACGGGTCTCATCGGCGCGTGTGCTAGTCGACGGGCAGGTGGTCGGGGCGATCCGGCCCGACAAGCAAGGGCTATTGGCATTCGTGGGCGTCACCCACAGTGACGATATCGACGCGACGCAGCGGCTTGCCGAAAAGCTTTGGCGTTTACGGATTCTCGACGACGAGCAATCCGCGGCCGACGTCAATGCCCCGATCCTGGTGGTCAGTCAGTTCACGCTATACGCCGATACCGCGAAGGGTCGACGACCATCGTGGAACGCCGCGGCGCCGCGGCCCGTGGCCGAGCCGCTGGTCAACGCATTCGCCGGTGCGCTACAGCGCCTGGGAGCTCATGTGCAAACCGGGGTTTTCGGTGCGCATATGCAGGTCGAGTTGGTCAATGACGGCCCGGTGACAGTATTGCTGGAGCTCTGA
- a CDS encoding class I SAM-dependent methyltransferase, producing MTAPPEKKPSRSDDDEWDILGSVGYTALLVAGWRAVHALSAEPLVRDDYARHFIAASADPYLTGLLADPATSEDATAFPRLYGVQTRFFDDFFVSAADDGIRQTVIVAAGLDSRAYRLAWPEGTTVFEIDQPKVLEFKARVLSEQGAQPSARRISVAADLRHDWSIPLRKAGFETQQPTAWSVEGVLPYLTGAAQDALFARIHRLSAAGSRVAVGALGSRLDRAQLSALEATHPGVNMSGEVDFSALTYDDDKTDTAQWLADHGWVVDPIRTNPQLQAAYGRTPAQVDMRLDSIMRSQYITATR from the coding sequence ATGACCGCACCCCCGGAGAAGAAGCCAAGTCGCTCCGACGACGACGAGTGGGACATCCTGGGCAGTGTGGGCTATACCGCGTTGCTGGTGGCCGGATGGCGCGCCGTCCACGCCCTGAGCGCAGAGCCGCTGGTACGGGACGACTATGCGCGACATTTCATCGCAGCGTCAGCGGACCCTTATTTGACTGGGCTGCTGGCCGACCCGGCGACCTCGGAGGATGCGACGGCATTCCCGCGGCTCTATGGCGTACAGACCAGGTTTTTCGACGACTTTTTCGTGTCCGCAGCTGACGATGGCATACGGCAGACGGTGATCGTTGCGGCCGGACTTGATTCGCGAGCCTATCGGCTGGCATGGCCCGAGGGCACAACGGTTTTCGAAATCGACCAGCCGAAAGTCCTTGAGTTCAAAGCGCGCGTGTTGTCCGAACAGGGTGCGCAGCCGAGCGCGCGGCGGATCAGCGTTGCGGCGGACCTGCGTCACGACTGGTCAATCCCGTTGCGCAAAGCAGGATTCGAAACACAACAACCTACAGCGTGGTCGGTGGAGGGTGTGCTGCCGTACTTGACCGGCGCAGCACAGGACGCGCTCTTTGCCCGCATCCACCGGTTGTCGGCCGCGGGCAGCCGGGTCGCGGTCGGCGCCCTTGGCTCGCGTCTGGACCGAGCTCAGCTCTCCGCTTTGGAAGCGACTCACCCCGGGGTCAACATGTCCGGGGAGGTCGACTTTTCGGCGTTGACATACGACGACGACAAGACCGACACGGCGCAGTGGCTGGCCGACCACGGCTGGGTCGTTGACCCGATTCGCACGAACCCGCAGCTGCAGGCCGCCTACGGCCGCACGCCGGCGCAGGTCGACATGCGTCTTGACAGCATCATGCGCTCCCAATACATCACGGCGACACGGTAA
- a CDS encoding TIGR03619 family F420-dependent LLM class oxidoreductase: protein MQFWSGVAFLSATEAIAVARMFDEAGYDGVVCADHMIYPQQLSSPYPSPTGRPMWSPETPWPDTWVLIGAMAAVTTRLRFSNAVYVAPARPLLEVAKQVATASVIAGGRVSLAVGAGWMREEFDLMGQDFANRGKRLDEMIPALRALWRGGWVSWSGRYYQVPELMLEPHPAQPVPILCGGESDAALHRAARLCDGWVGTAYAWDEAVYYVERLKAFRRSYGRHDEPFEIMLALRETASPDLYKRAADLGVTAVMCSPWAGWDDLVSGGSSAGSAERFRPAIERFAETIIGKCR, encoded by the coding sequence ATGCAGTTCTGGTCCGGCGTTGCGTTTCTCAGCGCCACGGAGGCAATTGCCGTGGCGCGAATGTTCGACGAAGCCGGCTATGACGGGGTCGTGTGCGCCGACCACATGATCTATCCGCAGCAGCTGTCCTCGCCCTACCCGTCGCCGACCGGTCGCCCGATGTGGTCGCCGGAGACGCCGTGGCCGGACACATGGGTTCTCATCGGCGCGATGGCGGCAGTGACGACCCGGCTGCGGTTCTCCAACGCCGTCTACGTCGCGCCCGCCCGCCCGCTGCTGGAGGTGGCCAAACAGGTGGCCACCGCGTCGGTGATCGCCGGGGGCCGGGTGTCGCTGGCCGTCGGCGCGGGTTGGATGCGTGAAGAATTCGACCTGATGGGCCAAGACTTCGCCAACCGGGGGAAGCGGTTGGACGAGATGATTCCGGCGCTGCGCGCATTGTGGCGGGGCGGCTGGGTGTCGTGGAGTGGCCGCTACTACCAGGTGCCGGAGTTGATGCTGGAACCTCATCCGGCCCAGCCGGTGCCGATTCTTTGCGGCGGCGAATCCGATGCCGCCCTGCACCGCGCCGCCCGGTTGTGCGACGGCTGGGTCGGCACGGCTTACGCCTGGGATGAAGCCGTTTACTACGTGGAACGGCTAAAGGCTTTCCGTCGCAGCTACGGACGACACGACGAGCCGTTCGAGATCATGCTCGCGTTGCGCGAGACGGCGTCTCCGGATCTGTACAAGCGGGCCGCCGATCTCGGTGTCACGGCGGTGATGTGTTCGCCGTGGGCCGGATGGGACGACCTGGTTTCCGGTGGTTCGTCGGCAGGGTCTGCCGAGCGGTTTCGGCCGGCGATCGAGCGGTTCGCCGAAACCATCATCGGAAAATGCCGGTGA